One window of the Cryptomeria japonica chromosome 7, Sugi_1.0, whole genome shotgun sequence genome contains the following:
- the LOC131057289 gene encoding RING-H2 finger protein ATL73-like, with amino-acid sequence MASSVASHIESALGNVPVLLIIALAIALTLILRALCVNSSYARSRGASRRRNEFDYPDNDFPTIENSGLDKESLDALPIAEFKSQNMNEDLECVVCLSNFEENEKIRVLPNCNHSFHTECIHMWLKSHTSCPICRKMVSSNRSPTIMSSSRGREAISSNINSTSSVSVVRLHLIRGQRSSSALQQSNRVSVLMLMNQALTHQRMYTGRPALHSAIDIGPY; translated from the coding sequence ATGGCTTCTTCAGTTGCTTCCCACATTGAATCTGCTCTAGGCAATGTACCGGTGCTATTAATCATAGCCCTTGCGATCGCTCTTACGCTTATCTTAAGAGCTTTGTGTGTGAATTCTTCCTATGCTAGATCACGTGGGGCCTCAAGAAGGCGCAATGAATTTGATTACCCAGATAATGATTTCCCAACTATAGAAAACAGCGGTTTGGATAAAGAGTCTCTGGATGCTCTTCCTATAGCTGAATTTAAATCGCAGAATATGAATGAAGATCTCGAATGTGTAGTGTGTCTCTCTAATTTTGAAGAGAatgagaaaattagggttttgcccaACTGTAATCACAGCTTTCATACAGAGTGCATACATATGTGGTTAAAATCCCACACTAGCTGTCCTATTTGCAGAAAAATGGTGTCATCGAATCGATCTCCCACTATAATGAGTTCGAGCAGAGGAAGAGAAGCCATTTCCTCAAATATTAATAGTACAAGCAGTGTGAGCGTTGTTCGTTTGCATCTGATCAGAGGGCAGAGAAGCTCTAGTGCATTGCAACAATCAAACCGAGTAAGTGTATTAATGTTAATGAACCAGGCTTTGACTCATCAACGAATGTATACTGGAAGACCAGCGCTACACAGTGCTATCGACATTGGACCTTACTAG